One window from the genome of Blastopirellula retiformator encodes:
- a CDS encoding BatA domain-containing protein, translated as MSFLTGAFLFGALAIAAPLLFHLIRRTPKARYEFSSLMFLKPSPPKLTRRSRLDQWLLLLLRALAILLLAFAFMRPYLRTEAELSLNDAPQRHIAILIDRSASMRRGDLWDNAVAKVEEALDGLESTDLVSLFAYDEKLEMLITPETAGGVDRAERRELVREQLQSLKPTWGASDLGGALLGVAERLQSADDMQQTHAALQILLVSDLQAGSQLDALQMSEWPESVRVDVRSVAPEEVGNARVRLVAAAESDVDQAPRVRVRNAAGSSVEQFEVVWSDGQTDQSRAVSFYVPPGESLVLEVPVEPGGLAPDRVQLRGDSSGMDFDDTYYQVPAIQEQIKLAYFGDDAASDPEQMLFYLTRAFDETPARKVDIESIAGDEMPNWEFDAKPRFAVIADSLSAAQQTGIDRYLEAGGDALVVLRNDEMVGQLGSWLGGVTSASAQPKASGPQSYALLGTIDFQHPLLAPFAGARYNDFTKIRFWRHRRVDLDKDDGAVVIARFTDNSPALWSIARGEGTLYVISSGWNRDDSQLALSTKFIPLLSRWLELATRDGLAEQSYVVNQPAPLPVASEERIVTTPDGKPIKVAAEETTFTATSVPGIYTLTDGTQAMKFAVNVADAESEVEPLDLGQLEQFRVPLGVAPSQAAQLDQMRQLRDAELESRQKIWKWLVVAVLGLLGLETLLGAFRSRQPVQVAGDLA; from the coding sequence ATGAGCTTTCTGACCGGCGCCTTCCTGTTTGGCGCTTTGGCGATTGCGGCTCCGCTGCTGTTTCATCTGATTCGGCGGACGCCGAAGGCTCGCTACGAATTCAGTTCGCTGATGTTTCTGAAGCCGTCGCCCCCCAAATTGACGCGGCGGAGCCGGCTTGATCAGTGGTTGCTGCTTCTCTTGCGTGCGTTGGCGATCTTGCTGCTGGCGTTCGCCTTCATGCGTCCCTATCTGCGTACCGAGGCGGAGTTGTCCCTCAACGACGCGCCCCAGCGGCACATCGCGATTCTGATCGATCGCAGCGCCAGCATGCGGCGCGGCGATCTGTGGGACAACGCGGTCGCCAAGGTCGAAGAGGCGCTCGATGGGCTGGAGTCGACCGACTTAGTTTCGCTGTTCGCCTACGATGAAAAACTGGAGATGCTGATTACCCCCGAAACGGCCGGCGGCGTCGATCGAGCTGAACGTCGCGAACTGGTTCGAGAGCAACTACAATCCCTGAAGCCGACCTGGGGCGCCAGCGACTTGGGCGGGGCGCTGTTGGGCGTCGCTGAACGACTGCAGTCAGCCGACGACATGCAACAAACCCATGCGGCGCTGCAAATCCTGCTGGTCAGCGACTTGCAGGCAGGCTCACAGCTCGACGCCTTGCAAATGAGCGAATGGCCTGAATCGGTTCGCGTTGACGTTCGCTCGGTGGCGCCCGAAGAGGTTGGTAACGCCCGCGTCCGGTTAGTCGCCGCGGCCGAGAGCGATGTCGATCAGGCGCCGCGAGTCCGCGTCCGCAACGCGGCCGGATCGAGCGTCGAGCAGTTTGAAGTCGTTTGGAGCGACGGCCAGACCGACCAGTCGCGCGCGGTCTCGTTCTATGTTCCCCCGGGCGAAAGCCTGGTGCTGGAGGTGCCTGTCGAACCGGGAGGTTTGGCCCCTGACCGCGTTCAGCTGCGCGGCGACAGTTCCGGCATGGACTTTGACGACACCTACTACCAGGTTCCCGCCATCCAAGAGCAGATTAAGCTCGCCTACTTTGGGGACGACGCCGCTAGCGATCCGGAGCAGATGCTCTTCTATTTGACTCGCGCCTTTGACGAGACCCCTGCCCGCAAGGTCGATATCGAATCGATCGCCGGCGACGAGATGCCCAACTGGGAATTTGACGCCAAGCCCCGCTTTGCCGTGATCGCCGATTCGCTCTCCGCCGCGCAGCAAACCGGTATCGACCGCTATTTGGAAGCAGGGGGCGACGCGCTCGTCGTGCTTCGCAATGACGAAATGGTAGGCCAGCTTGGCTCTTGGCTCGGCGGCGTCACCTCGGCCAGCGCCCAACCAAAGGCGAGCGGCCCGCAGTCGTACGCGTTGCTGGGTACGATCGACTTTCAACATCCGCTGTTGGCCCCGTTCGCTGGGGCCCGTTACAACGACTTCACCAAAATCCGCTTTTGGCGACATCGCCGGGTCGACCTCGACAAGGACGATGGCGCAGTCGTGATTGCCCGGTTTACCGACAACTCTCCGGCGCTCTGGTCGATCGCACGTGGCGAGGGGACGCTGTACGTGATAAGCTCTGGCTGGAATCGTGACGATAGCCAATTGGCGCTGTCGACCAAGTTCATCCCACTGCTGTCGCGCTGGCTGGAGCTAGCGACCCGCGATGGTCTGGCCGAGCAGTCGTACGTGGTGAATCAACCGGCGCCGCTTCCCGTCGCAAGCGAAGAGCGCATCGTCACAACGCCTGACGGTAAGCCAATCAAAGTGGCGGCCGAGGAAACGACCTTCACCGCCACGTCCGTTCCCGGCATCTACACCCTGACCGACGGGACCCAGGCGATGAAATTTGCGGTGAACGTCGCCGACGCCGAAAGCGAGGTCGAGCCGCTCGATCTTGGTCAACTTGAACAATTTCGCGTTCCCCTGGGCGTCGCTCCTTCGCAAGCGGCGCAGTTGGATCAAATGCGGCAGCTGCGCGATGCGGAGCTGGAAAGCCGCCAAAAAATCTGGAAGTGGTTGGTCGTCGCCGTGTTGGGTCTGTTAGGACTCGAAACGCTCTTGGGCGCCTTCCGCAGTCGTCAACCAGTTCAGGTCGCAGGAGACCTCGCATGA
- a CDS encoding DUF58 domain-containing protein translates to MSSAANRSTGHPRQGASLIDPGSLMRIKNLELRARAIVEGFLSGLHRSPYHGFSVEFTEYRQYSPGDDPRFLDWKLYGRSDRYFIKCFEDETNLRCHLLVDLSRSMNFGTVGYNKAEYAKTAAATVAYFLQQQRDAVGLLTFDDAIVDVIPPRFRTGHIHHIMMSLERAPAGTGTDIEKPLEQIAATVAKRGVVVLISDLLTPIGALQKNLSYLRARGHEVVILRVLDPREVDFRFDQAAMFHDIESGRDIYVDPSEAREQYLASFGEHADSLQTICNQLGIELHTITIERPLELMLFNLLTERMSRGAKVRQRGSAGGAV, encoded by the coding sequence ATGAGCAGTGCCGCCAACAGATCGACTGGCCATCCACGGCAAGGCGCCTCGCTGATCGACCCCGGTTCGCTGATGCGCATCAAGAACCTGGAACTGCGTGCCCGCGCGATCGTCGAGGGGTTCCTGTCGGGACTGCATCGCTCGCCATACCATGGTTTTTCGGTCGAATTCACCGAGTACCGGCAATACTCGCCCGGCGATGACCCGCGGTTCCTGGACTGGAAACTGTATGGTCGTTCGGATCGCTACTTTATCAAGTGCTTTGAGGACGAAACCAATCTTCGTTGTCATCTGCTGGTCGACCTGAGCCGCTCGATGAACTTTGGCACGGTCGGTTACAACAAAGCGGAATACGCCAAGACCGCCGCCGCCACGGTCGCTTACTTTTTGCAGCAACAACGCGACGCCGTCGGACTGCTGACGTTTGACGACGCGATTGTCGATGTGATCCCGCCCCGGTTTCGGACCGGTCATATCCATCACATCATGATGAGTCTCGAGCGAGCCCCAGCCGGCACAGGAACCGACATCGAAAAGCCGCTGGAGCAGATCGCCGCTACGGTCGCCAAGCGGGGCGTCGTCGTGTTGATCTCAGACCTGTTAACGCCGATTGGCGCACTGCAGAAGAACCTCAGCTACCTGCGAGCCCGCGGCCATGAGGTGGTTATCCTGCGGGTACTTGATCCGCGGGAAGTCGACTTTCGCTTTGATCAGGCGGCGATGTTCCACGACATCGAATCGGGACGCGACATCTACGTTGATCCGAGTGAAGCCCGCGAGCAATACCTCGCCTCGTTCGGGGAACATGCCGACAGCCTGCAAACGATCTGCAATCAATTGGGGATCGAACTGCACACGATTACGATCGAGCGGCCGCTGGAGTTGATGCTGTTTAACCTGTTGACCGAACGAATGAGTCGCGGCGCGAAAGTGCGGCAGCGCGGTTCGGCGGGAGGCGCAGTATGA
- a CDS encoding AAA family ATPase: protein MSTETDQYAAEEAAVEQIRAAREQIFSELSKAVIGQQEVIEQLLLCLFAGGHCLITGAPGLAKTLLVNSISQIFDLEFRRIQFTPDLMPADITGTEILEETHDGKRKLQFAKGPIFANVILADEINRTPPKTQAALLEAMQEHQVTAAGVRYPLEKPFFVLATQNPIEMEGTYPLPEAQLDRFMFNIWMDYLPEDDEVAVVSQTTSRSNQPIQSLFSGEDVLRFHQVVKKAPIAENLVRYAVRLADASRPGRPSTPDFVNQWVTWGAGLRAAQYLVLGAKARALLQGRPHVVADDVKALAHVTLRHRILVGYRAEAEGITVEKVVDQLLKTIAVPGA, encoded by the coding sequence GTGAGTACCGAAACCGACCAGTACGCCGCTGAAGAAGCTGCGGTGGAACAAATTCGCGCCGCGCGCGAGCAGATTTTCTCTGAACTCTCCAAAGCGGTCATCGGCCAGCAAGAGGTAATCGAGCAGTTGCTCCTTTGCCTGTTCGCCGGCGGGCATTGTTTGATCACCGGGGCGCCCGGGTTGGCGAAGACGCTGCTGGTCAACTCGATCTCGCAGATCTTCGACCTGGAGTTCCGTCGCATTCAGTTTACGCCTGACTTGATGCCGGCCGACATCACCGGCACCGAGATCCTGGAAGAGACGCACGACGGTAAACGGAAGCTGCAGTTCGCCAAAGGGCCGATCTTCGCCAACGTGATTCTCGCCGACGAAATCAACCGCACGCCTCCCAAGACGCAAGCCGCGCTCCTGGAAGCGATGCAAGAGCATCAAGTGACCGCCGCCGGCGTTCGCTATCCGCTCGAGAAGCCGTTCTTCGTGCTGGCGACGCAAAACCCGATTGAGATGGAAGGAACCTACCCGCTGCCGGAAGCGCAGCTCGACCGGTTCATGTTTAACATCTGGATGGACTATCTGCCGGAAGATGACGAGGTGGCGGTCGTTAGCCAAACCACCTCGCGCAGCAACCAGCCGATCCAATCACTCTTCTCCGGCGAAGACGTCCTCCGCTTTCATCAGGTGGTCAAAAAGGCGCCGATCGCCGAGAACCTGGTTCGCTACGCCGTCCGCCTGGCCGACGCATCACGTCCAGGACGTCCGTCGACGCCCGACTTCGTCAATCAGTGGGTCACCTGGGGCGCGGGTCTACGGGCGGCGCAGTACCTGGTGTTGGGCGCCAAAGCGCGGGCTCTGCTGCAGGGCCGCCCGCATGTGGTCGCCGACGACGTCAAGGCGCTGGCCCACGTCACGCTGCGGCATCGCATCTTGGTCGGCTATCGGGCCGAGGCGGAAGGAATCACCGTCGAAAAGGTAGTCGATCAGCTGTTGAAGACGATCGCGGTTCCGGGGGCGTAA
- a CDS encoding DUF4159 domain-containing protein, translated as MNWNRTTIRIVVAMVVFAVLGGIALAQFSGGNGFFNRRGRGYRRAPEQGVRNDWEIDERFQHDAFRFARVKYSSYGGWGNKWAVDFPESDLNLPHRLRELTSIEVHPESVIVELTDENLSDYPFLYMVEPGDMYLSDEEVAGLRRYLLNGGFLMVDDFWGEQEYANFYENIKRVFPDREPEELPLEHEIFHLVYDLQEKPMIVSIGSWMRGRLSERPDAKEPHYKGIFDDQGRMMAIICHNTDLGDGWEEEGVDPTYFKEYSERFAYPLGINIITYAMTH; from the coding sequence GTGAATTGGAATCGAACCACCATCCGCATCGTCGTCGCGATGGTCGTCTTTGCCGTCCTGGGCGGCATTGCGCTGGCGCAGTTTAGCGGCGGCAACGGCTTCTTCAATCGTCGCGGTCGCGGTTATCGTAGAGCGCCGGAACAAGGCGTCCGCAACGATTGGGAAATCGACGAACGCTTCCAGCACGACGCCTTCCGCTTTGCCCGGGTCAAATACAGTTCGTATGGCGGCTGGGGCAACAAGTGGGCGGTCGACTTTCCGGAAAGCGATCTAAATTTGCCGCATCGCCTGCGCGAGTTGACGTCGATAGAAGTTCATCCCGAGAGCGTAATCGTCGAGCTGACCGACGAAAATCTGTCGGACTATCCGTTCCTGTACATGGTCGAACCGGGCGACATGTATCTGTCCGACGAAGAAGTCGCTGGGCTGCGGCGATACCTTTTGAACGGCGGCTTCCTGATGGTCGACGACTTTTGGGGAGAGCAGGAGTACGCCAACTTTTACGAGAACATCAAGCGGGTCTTTCCCGATCGCGAACCGGAAGAGCTGCCGCTGGAGCATGAAATCTTTCATTTGGTTTACGACCTGCAGGAAAAGCCGATGATCGTCAGCATCGGCTCTTGGATGCGCGGCCGACTGAGCGAGCGTCCCGATGCGAAAGAGCCGCACTACAAGGGAATCTTCGACGATCAGGGCCGCATGATGGCGATCATCTGCCACAACACCGACCTGGGGGACGGCTGGGAGGAAGAAGGGGTCGATCCGACCTACTTCAAAGAGTACTCCGAGCGGTTCGCCTATCCTCTCGGAATCAACATTATCACCTACGCGATGACGCACTGA